From Aquabacter sp. L1I39, the proteins below share one genomic window:
- a CDS encoding ATP-binding protein, with amino-acid sequence MRLGLLARIILIVAVALFAIQLLALVFYFGAGEGRRILGDGSPALPGRIAALVLLVDKMPPSLRPALADAFNEGGRTMAIIPALPDGLVRKNELVRIERAIRAALAARGIEAREVRVQLEGQGESGRGSTLSVYVALAERGYLWLDVEDRVTVRLLGVPIGFFAGLFGVVVAVAALVAVAREMRPITRLAREIDRVGDGMDLFAISERGAPELRKLIRAVNAMQERIAALVRNRTLALGAISHDLRTYLTRLRLRVEMMPESRHRAGAIADVEAMQALVEDTLDFAQDTFSTPEPAGADLAATLRLQVDEVGEGRVVLCGSEGPVWVAMGEKPLARIIGNLVGNALRYGTHITAGIELEGPRAVLTIEDDGPGIPVEERGRVFEPFHRLEASRNRDSGGTGLGLTIVRRLVERHGGTIALGESRVGGLSVRVGLRRMDLAA; translated from the coding sequence ATGCGCCTTGGCCTGCTCGCCCGCATCATCCTCATCGTCGCGGTGGCGCTTTTTGCCATCCAACTGCTGGCGCTGGTCTTCTATTTCGGTGCCGGCGAGGGTCGGCGAATACTTGGTGATGGGTCTCCCGCCCTGCCGGGACGGATCGCCGCGCTGGTCCTTTTGGTGGACAAGATGCCACCGAGCCTCCGGCCGGCGCTGGCTGACGCCTTCAACGAGGGCGGCCGGACCATGGCGATCATTCCCGCCTTGCCCGACGGGCTCGTCCGCAAGAACGAGCTGGTGCGGATCGAGCGCGCCATCCGCGCCGCCCTCGCCGCGCGCGGGATCGAGGCGCGCGAGGTGCGGGTGCAGTTGGAGGGGCAGGGTGAAAGCGGGCGCGGCAGCACGCTGAGCGTCTATGTGGCGCTCGCGGAGCGCGGCTATCTCTGGCTCGACGTGGAGGATCGCGTCACCGTCCGGCTGCTGGGTGTACCCATCGGCTTCTTCGCCGGCCTGTTCGGTGTGGTCGTCGCGGTTGCGGCGTTGGTGGCGGTGGCACGCGAGATGCGACCCATCACACGCCTCGCGCGGGAGATCGACCGGGTCGGCGACGGCATGGATCTCTTTGCCATATCCGAGCGCGGCGCACCGGAACTGCGCAAGCTGATCCGTGCGGTCAATGCCATGCAGGAGCGCATCGCCGCTCTGGTGCGCAACCGGACGCTGGCGCTCGGCGCCATCTCCCATGACCTGCGCACCTATCTGACCCGACTGCGCCTGCGTGTCGAAATGATGCCGGAGAGCCGTCATCGGGCGGGCGCCATCGCCGATGTGGAGGCCATGCAGGCCCTGGTGGAAGACACGCTGGACTTTGCGCAGGATACCTTTTCCACGCCCGAGCCCGCCGGTGCGGACCTTGCCGCCACGCTGCGCCTCCAGGTGGACGAGGTTGGAGAGGGGCGCGTGGTGCTGTGCGGGTCCGAGGGGCCAGTGTGGGTCGCCATGGGTGAGAAGCCGCTCGCGCGCATCATCGGCAATCTCGTGGGCAACGCCTTGCGCTACGGCACCCATATCACGGCCGGAATCGAACTGGAGGGGCCGCGTGCTGTGCTGACGATCGAGGACGACGGTCCCGGCATCCCGGTCGAGGAGCGCGGGCGCGTCTTCGAGCCCTTTCATCGCCTTGAGGCCTCCCGTAACAGGGACAGCGGGGGTACGGGCCTCGGCCTCACCATCGTGCGCCGCTTGGTCGAAAGGCATGGCGGAACCATCGCGCTTGGGGAGAGCCGCGTCGGCGGGCTTTCGGTCCGCGTGGGGCTGCGGCGGATGGACCTCGCAGCCTGA
- a CDS encoding response regulator, translated as MTATRLLLVEDDRDIRSLLVDFLGREGYEVDAVGSGILMDRALMRGMPDLVILDIMLPGEDGLSICRRLRAKSRVPILMLTAKRDDVDRIVGLEIGADDYLGKPFNPRELLARVRALLRRASGPLAAAVPGRRKRRFAGLVADLDARTLVDEAGQRVNLTTAEFDLLLCFLERPGRVLSRDQLLDLTRGRAGGDPFDRTIDVTVSRLRGKLSGSLGEAEQPITTVRNAGYLFSADVREA; from the coding sequence ATGACTGCCACAAGACTGCTTCTGGTGGAGGATGACCGCGATATTCGCAGCCTTCTCGTGGATTTCCTCGGCCGCGAGGGATACGAAGTGGACGCGGTCGGAAGCGGGATCCTGATGGACCGCGCCCTGATGCGCGGAATGCCGGATCTCGTCATTCTCGACATCATGCTGCCGGGCGAAGACGGGCTGTCCATCTGCCGCCGCCTGCGGGCCAAAAGCCGGGTGCCGATCCTTATGCTCACGGCCAAGCGGGATGACGTGGATCGCATTGTCGGGCTGGAGATCGGGGCCGACGACTATCTGGGCAAGCCATTCAATCCGCGAGAATTGCTGGCGCGCGTCCGCGCCTTGCTGCGCCGGGCCTCCGGCCCCCTCGCCGCCGCCGTGCCGGGGAGGCGCAAGCGGCGCTTCGCCGGTCTCGTGGCGGACCTCGACGCGCGCACCCTGGTGGATGAGGCCGGGCAGCGGGTGAACCTGACCACCGCCGAGTTCGACCTGCTGCTCTGTTTCCTAGAGCGTCCGGGCCGGGTGCTCTCGCGCGATCAGCTCCTGGACCTCACGCGGGGACGTGCCGGCGGCGATCCCTTCGACCGCACCATCGACGTCACCGTCTCGCGGCTGCGCGGCAAGCTCTCAGGCAGCCTCGGAGAGGCCGAGCAGCCTATCACCACGGTGCGCAATGCCGGCTATCTCTTCTCTGCCGACGTGCGCGAGGCCTGA
- a CDS encoding cysteine rich repeat-containing protein gives MLRAFLLPASLVFAFGVPLGLVASGTAAAQALSRAQMQTVRAACEADIRATCPGVQPGGGRILQCIKANPDKISQLCKDALIAVKAEQAQ, from the coding sequence ATGTTGCGTGCGTTTCTTCTCCCTGCCAGCCTCGTGTTTGCCTTTGGTGTCCCGCTCGGTCTCGTCGCCAGCGGAACGGCCGCGGCGCAGGCTCTTTCGCGGGCCCAGATGCAGACCGTGCGCGCCGCGTGCGAGGCGGACATCCGCGCCACTTGTCCCGGCGTGCAGCCCGGCGGCGGGCGCATCCTTCAGTGCATCAAAGCCAATCCCGACAAGATTTCCCAACTCTGCAAAGACGCCCTCATCGCCGTGAAGGCCGAGCAGGCGCAGTGA
- a CDS encoding efflux RND transporter periplasmic adaptor subunit, which yields MRLAALVGAALALGAIGLRYFYPHEVEGEILRPGLLDVELQGPGTLAALTEASLSTRFQARITDLAVDRNDVVTQGEILARLACEDLSADRDAADASARAAERAVRAMEAERDRAVATLEKARATHERQVALFAKGVASEAGLEDAVAARRQAEADIARANRAVDQAEAERDAAAARLSFARTQLDDSILRAPISGIVVSRSHHVGEVLAPGSEVLHLVDPSSLVLTTRLDESAIAAILPGQAARVTFTRTADSIAGHVLRLGREVDAETREFEIDIALDTVPAHWALGQRAMARILIAQRGPVLSVPTSFIVWRDGLPGVWVMTRARARWRAVALGESGLDRVEIRQGLSADQTILKPGTLYPFMRVHVVGRAT from the coding sequence GTGCGGCTTGCCGCGCTAGTCGGCGCGGCCCTCGCCTTGGGGGCCATCGGCCTGCGCTATTTCTATCCTCATGAAGTGGAGGGCGAGATCCTGCGGCCGGGCCTGCTGGATGTTGAGCTGCAGGGGCCGGGCACGCTTGCCGCCTTGACGGAGGCGAGCCTGAGCACCCGTTTCCAGGCCCGCATCACAGACCTTGCCGTTGATCGCAACGATGTGGTCACTCAGGGAGAGATCCTCGCGCGGCTGGCGTGCGAGGATCTCAGCGCGGACCGCGACGCCGCCGATGCGAGCGCTCGGGCAGCCGAGCGCGCGGTGCGCGCCATGGAGGCCGAGCGCGACCGGGCTGTCGCTACCCTGGAAAAGGCGCGCGCCACGCATGAACGGCAAGTGGCCCTGTTCGCCAAGGGCGTGGCCAGCGAAGCCGGGCTGGAAGACGCGGTCGCCGCCCGTCGCCAGGCCGAGGCAGATATTGCCCGTGCCAACCGCGCCGTCGATCAGGCGGAAGCCGAGCGCGATGCCGCGGCGGCGCGCCTTTCGTTCGCCCGGACCCAGCTGGACGACAGCATCCTACGGGCACCAATTTCCGGCATTGTTGTGTCGCGTAGCCATCACGTGGGCGAGGTACTTGCCCCCGGCAGCGAGGTGCTCCATCTCGTCGATCCGTCTAGCCTCGTGCTGACCACGCGGCTCGACGAGAGCGCCATTGCCGCCATTCTCCCGGGACAGGCGGCCCGCGTCACCTTCACCCGTACGGCGGATTCCATCGCCGGCCATGTTCTGAGGCTCGGGCGGGAGGTCGATGCGGAGACACGCGAGTTCGAGATCGACATCGCGCTCGACACCGTTCCCGCCCATTGGGCGCTGGGCCAGCGCGCCATGGCGCGCATCCTGATTGCCCAGCGCGGGCCGGTGCTGAGCGTGCCGACTTCCTTCATCGTCTGGCGGGACGGCCTTCCGGGCGTGTGGGTGATGACCCGCGCCCGCGCGCGGTGGCGCGCGGTGGCACTGGGCGAAAGCGGCTTGGACCGCGTGGAGATCCGCCAGGGCCTCAGCGCCGACCAGACCATCCTCAAGCCCGGCACTCTCTACCCCTTCATGCGTGTGCACGTTGTGGGTCGCGCCACATGA
- a CDS encoding ABC transporter permease: MAVIGMIGLYRGIVEDALLIIDRIDADLWVVQGERAGPFAEGSAVAADMDRRVEGVPGVADVRRFTQFSQQFNFAGVARRVTVTGVDVPRDDGRWLSLTEGCWLAGRRYEAVADASTGLKVGDRIQLARDTYTVVGLTRYMVDSAGDGLLFVGINDAAVIARRRTSEEIHLARAGRADAAAVSADASSVAQESKIAAVLVRLNPAADAGQVIAAFRRWGDVEVLTTAEQRHLMLNARLWKLRLQILSFTGMILVITAIVVSLIVYTMTLEKLHEIALLKLMGARERVVIALIGQQAAFIGIAGYVFALVLSVLVFPLFPRRVVMLPSDLGQIALALALVCAVAAFVGIARASQVGAREVLS; encoded by the coding sequence ATGGCCGTGATCGGCATGATCGGCCTCTATCGGGGCATCGTCGAGGATGCGCTGCTGATCATCGACCGGATCGACGCGGACCTGTGGGTGGTCCAAGGCGAGCGTGCCGGTCCCTTCGCCGAGGGGTCAGCCGTGGCGGCCGACATGGACCGCAGGGTCGAGGGCGTGCCGGGCGTGGCGGATGTCCGCCGCTTCACCCAATTCAGCCAGCAGTTCAATTTCGCGGGCGTCGCGCGCCGGGTCACTGTCACCGGCGTGGATGTGCCGCGCGATGACGGGCGATGGCTGTCCCTCACAGAGGGGTGCTGGCTCGCCGGCAGACGCTACGAGGCGGTGGCGGATGCCAGCACCGGCTTGAAAGTCGGCGATCGGATCCAACTGGCGCGCGACACCTACACCGTTGTCGGGCTCACGCGGTACATGGTGGATTCGGCGGGCGACGGGCTGCTGTTCGTCGGTATCAATGATGCCGCCGTGATTGCCCGCCGCCGTACCTCGGAAGAAATTCACCTGGCTCGGGCGGGGCGAGCGGATGCGGCCGCCGTCAGCGCCGACGCCTCCTCCGTGGCGCAGGAAAGCAAGATCGCCGCGGTCCTGGTGCGACTCAACCCTGCCGCCGATGCCGGGCAGGTCATCGCGGCCTTTCGGCGCTGGGGCGACGTGGAGGTGCTGACCACCGCCGAACAGCGCCACCTGATGTTGAACGCCCGGCTCTGGAAGCTGCGCCTTCAGATCCTCAGCTTCACCGGGATGATCCTCGTCATTACGGCCATCGTGGTGTCGCTGATCGTCTACACCATGACACTTGAGAAGCTGCACGAGATCGCGCTTCTCAAGCTGATGGGCGCGCGGGAACGCGTGGTGATCGCCTTGATCGGTCAACAGGCCGCGTTCATCGGCATCGCCGGCTATGTCTTCGCGCTTGTGCTCTCCGTCCTCGTCTTTCCCCTTTTCCCCCGTCGGGTCGTGATGCTGCCCTCGGACCTCGGGCAGATCGCTCTGGCCTTGGCACTTGTCTGTGCGGTCGCGGCTTTCGTGGGGATCGCGCGGGCCTCGCAGGTGGGCGCGCGGGAGGTGCTCTCGTGA
- a CDS encoding ABC transporter ATP-binding protein: MGIFGPSGSGKSTFLMLAGLLENPTSGEVWLTGERVSHPGADLDALRETRRAGIGFVFQKANLIPFLSAVENVALSLEIADVHPADARAHALRLLAALDLAHRADSLPAKLSGGEQQRVAVARALANAPPLILADEPTAALDGARGRQVMEIFRRIAVDHGAAVVVITHDPRAIDLFDRIVHFEDGRMRTDHGADNDPAGRHRGMAAP; the protein is encoded by the coding sequence GTGGGCATTTTCGGGCCTAGCGGCTCGGGCAAGAGCACCTTCCTGATGCTGGCGGGGCTCCTGGAGAACCCCACCTCCGGCGAAGTGTGGCTGACTGGCGAGCGCGTGTCTCACCCAGGCGCCGACCTCGACGCGCTGCGCGAGACGCGGCGCGCGGGCATCGGCTTCGTGTTCCAGAAGGCGAACCTCATCCCATTCCTCTCAGCGGTGGAGAATGTGGCCCTGAGCCTGGAAATTGCCGACGTCCACCCCGCAGATGCCCGCGCCCACGCCTTGCGGTTGCTCGCCGCCTTGGATCTCGCGCACCGCGCCGACAGCCTGCCGGCAAAGCTCTCCGGCGGAGAGCAGCAGCGCGTGGCAGTGGCCCGTGCCCTCGCCAATGCGCCGCCCCTCATTCTCGCCGACGAGCCGACCGCCGCTCTTGATGGCGCACGTGGCCGCCAGGTGATGGAGATCTTCCGCCGCATCGCCGTGGATCATGGGGCCGCGGTGGTGGTCATCACGCACGATCCGCGCGCGATCGATCTGTTCGACCGCATCGTTCACTTCGAGGATGGGCGGATGCGCACAGACCATGGGGCCGATAACGATCCCGCCGGGCGGCACCGTGGGATGGCAGCGCCTTAG
- a CDS encoding DUF2161 domain-containing phosphodiesterase: METTLYEPVKRFLEQLGYTVKGEVGHCDIVGLRDEDPKVVVIAELKLAFNLELILQGVDRASCGDEIWLAARLSTKGKGRESDGRYRNLCRRLGFGLLGVSASGRVDILVSPAAPMPRNNARRRSRLVEEHQRRQGDPVAGGGTRKPIMTAYRQQALACAAAMVAAPQRPRDLKAACPDAQKILRRNVYGWFERSARGVYGLTDLGRSALASWHPDGP; encoded by the coding sequence GTGGAAACGACCCTTTATGAGCCCGTCAAGCGCTTCCTTGAGCAGCTCGGCTACACCGTCAAGGGTGAGGTGGGGCACTGCGACATCGTCGGGCTGCGGGATGAGGATCCCAAGGTTGTGGTGATCGCCGAGCTGAAACTGGCATTCAATCTCGAGCTCATTCTACAAGGCGTAGACCGGGCAAGCTGCGGGGACGAGATCTGGCTGGCGGCGCGTCTCTCAACCAAGGGAAAGGGCCGGGAAAGCGACGGGCGCTACCGCAATCTCTGCCGTCGCCTCGGCTTCGGCTTGCTGGGCGTATCGGCATCCGGGCGGGTGGACATTCTCGTCTCGCCGGCCGCACCCATGCCGCGCAACAATGCTCGCCGCCGGTCGCGTCTGGTGGAGGAGCATCAGCGGCGCCAGGGCGATCCCGTTGCAGGCGGTGGCACGCGCAAGCCCATCATGACGGCGTATCGGCAGCAGGCCCTCGCCTGCGCTGCCGCGATGGTTGCAGCGCCGCAGCGGCCACGCGACCTGAAAGCCGCTTGCCCGGATGCACAGAAAATCCTCCGCCGCAACGTGTATGGCTGGTTCGAGCGGTCAGCGCGCGGCGTGTATGGGCTCACCGATCTCGGGCGGAGCGCCCTGGCCTCTTGGCACCCGGATGGCCCTTGA
- a CDS encoding nitrile hydratase accessory protein, whose product MNPSADMPAPVCLDGPDAAPVFSAPWEAQVFAMVVALHSSGLFTWPEWASRLGAAAKRGDGTTDYDAWLAALEGLLVERAVTTPTALASWQRAWDEAARATPHGKPILVKKAPALG is encoded by the coding sequence TTGAACCCGTCGGCTGACATGCCCGCACCGGTCTGTCTGGATGGGCCGGACGCCGCCCCCGTCTTCTCCGCCCCCTGGGAAGCACAGGTCTTCGCCATGGTGGTGGCGTTGCATTCGTCGGGCCTGTTCACTTGGCCTGAATGGGCGTCCAGGCTCGGGGCTGCCGCGAAACGTGGCGACGGCACCACCGACTATGACGCTTGGCTCGCCGCGCTGGAGGGCCTCTTGGTGGAGCGCGCTGTCACCACCCCCACCGCCCTCGCCTCCTGGCAGCGCGCATGGGACGAGGCGGCGCGGGCAACGCCGCATGGCAAGCCTATCCTGGTCAAAAAGGCACCCGCGCTCGGATGA
- the nthB gene encoding nitrile hydratase subunit beta gives MNGAADLGGMMGFGPVVQEDNEPLFHAPWERRLFALTLAAGATGAWTIDAMRYLRESLPPAEYLSSSYYEIWMKGLSAMLVEKGLASAAELATGEITSPPLPVARVPDGAAIARGLAAGTNYARPAEGTAPFAAGARVRARVFHPAGHTRLPRYARGKIGVVEMVHGMFVFPDTSAHGLGEDPQWLFTVRFSGEELWGPDAEPGTSVSVDAWESYLEPVG, from the coding sequence ATGAACGGCGCGGCGGATCTTGGCGGCATGATGGGCTTCGGCCCGGTGGTGCAGGAAGACAACGAACCGCTCTTCCACGCCCCATGGGAACGGCGCCTGTTCGCGCTCACCCTGGCGGCGGGCGCGACGGGGGCCTGGACCATCGACGCCATGCGCTACCTGCGCGAAAGCCTGCCGCCGGCGGAATATCTCAGTTCGTCCTATTATGAGATCTGGATGAAGGGCCTTTCTGCCATGCTGGTGGAGAAGGGTCTTGCCTCCGCGGCCGAATTGGCGACGGGCGAGATCACCTCCCCGCCCCTCCCCGTCGCCCGCGTGCCGGATGGTGCAGCCATTGCGCGCGGGCTGGCGGCGGGGACCAATTACGCCCGTCCCGCCGAAGGAACGGCCCCCTTCGCGGCTGGTGCGCGCGTTCGCGCGCGGGTCTTCCACCCGGCCGGCCACACCCGCCTGCCCCGCTATGCCCGCGGCAAGATCGGAGTCGTCGAAATGGTCCACGGCATGTTCGTTTTTCCAGACACCAGCGCCCATGGTCTCGGGGAGGATCCCCAATGGCTGTTCACGGTTCGCTTTTCGGGCGAGGAGCTGTGGGGGCCAGACGCAGAGCCTGGGACCTCCGTGTCCGTCGATGCGTGGGAGAGCTATCTTGAACCCGTCGGCTGA
- the nthA gene encoding nitrile hydratase subunit alpha, producing MHQDPHADHAHHGHDHDHHHDHDHGSALSPNELRVRALESILVGKGYVDPAALDVIIETYETKVGPRNGARVVARAWADADYRERLLKDATSAIAEFGFTGRQGEHMVAVENTPTVHNVIVCTLCSCYPWPVLGLPPTWYKSPAYRSRVVLKPREVLAEFGVTLPPVVEVRVWDSTAETRYLVIPRRPDGTDGLDEEQLADLVTRNSMIGTGLALSPAQS from the coding sequence ATGCATCAAGATCCCCACGCGGATCATGCGCATCACGGTCACGACCACGATCATCATCACGATCACGACCATGGCAGCGCGCTGTCCCCCAATGAGCTTCGGGTGCGCGCCCTCGAATCGATCCTGGTAGGCAAGGGCTATGTGGATCCCGCGGCCCTCGACGTCATCATCGAGACCTACGAGACTAAGGTCGGGCCGCGTAACGGCGCCCGGGTGGTGGCCCGGGCCTGGGCGGATGCGGACTATCGTGAGCGGCTCTTGAAGGATGCCACTTCCGCCATCGCCGAGTTCGGCTTCACGGGCCGCCAAGGCGAACACATGGTGGCGGTGGAGAATACGCCGACCGTCCATAACGTGATCGTCTGCACCTTGTGCTCCTGTTACCCCTGGCCGGTGCTTGGCCTGCCGCCCACCTGGTACAAGAGCCCCGCCTATCGCTCCCGCGTGGTGCTCAAACCCCGCGAAGTGCTGGCGGAATTCGGCGTCACGCTGCCGCCCGTGGTCGAGGTGCGAGTGTGGGATTCCACCGCCGAGACGCGCTATCTTGTGATTCCCCGGCGGCCGGACGGGACAGACGGCCTCGACGAGGAGCAATTGGCCGACCTCGTGACGCGCAATTCCATGATCGGGACGGGACTGGCCCTCAGCCCGGCGCAGTCATGA
- a CDS encoding M20 family metallo-hydrolase: MAPRLSDLVDGDRLWARLMALAAFGARPDGGVDRPALSATEAQARAQLIAWGRAIGLKPYTDQAANLFLRLEGRDASLPPVLAGSHIDSQPTGGKFDGVYGVLAALEVAEAVVKRGEVPARAIEVVAWTNEEGSRFAPGMTGSDLFTGTKTLDNVRAIKDADGVSVGEAIDAILAADDGVPLRPFGLPLAAYVEPHIEQASKLEEAGAPVGIVSGIQGTRRYRVTVKGEAAHAGTALRRDRRDALMAAVQMIGAMDDAARQPEDTLLTVGQMQVTPNAPSVVPEEVLFSIDLRHPDNGVVDRMDAAIREIVAARQGVCTAQLRQIQHSPSLTFPEAMRNALTEAANALCIPCMDVYSAAGHDARQLHYVCPTGMIFVPCRGGISHNPLEWAEPEHLTAGTKVLADTVWTLATRV; the protein is encoded by the coding sequence ATGGCGCCCCGCCTTTCCGATCTGGTGGACGGCGATCGCCTGTGGGCACGGCTGATGGCGCTCGCCGCCTTCGGCGCGCGCCCCGACGGCGGCGTGGACCGGCCGGCGCTCTCCGCCACCGAGGCGCAGGCGCGGGCGCAACTCATCGCCTGGGGCCGCGCCATCGGCCTCAAGCCCTATACGGACCAGGCGGCGAACCTGTTCCTGCGCCTTGAGGGGCGCGACGCCAGTCTGCCCCCCGTCCTCGCCGGCTCCCATATCGATTCCCAACCCACGGGCGGAAAGTTCGATGGCGTCTATGGCGTCCTCGCTGCCCTGGAAGTGGCCGAGGCGGTGGTGAAGCGCGGCGAGGTGCCGGCGCGGGCCATCGAGGTGGTGGCCTGGACCAACGAGGAAGGCTCCCGCTTTGCGCCCGGCATGACCGGATCGGACCTGTTCACCGGCACCAAGACGCTGGACAACGTGCGCGCCATCAAGGACGCGGACGGCGTGAGCGTGGGGGAGGCCATCGACGCCATCCTGGCCGCCGATGACGGCGTGCCCCTTCGCCCCTTCGGCCTGCCTTTGGCGGCCTATGTGGAGCCTCACATCGAGCAGGCTTCAAAGCTGGAGGAGGCGGGCGCCCCGGTGGGCATCGTCAGCGGCATCCAGGGCACGCGGCGCTATCGCGTCACCGTGAAGGGCGAAGCTGCCCATGCGGGCACGGCCCTGCGCCGGGACCGCCGCGACGCCCTGATGGCCGCCGTCCAGATGATCGGCGCCATGGACGACGCCGCGCGGCAGCCCGAGGACACGCTCCTGACCGTGGGCCAGATGCAGGTGACGCCCAATGCGCCCTCCGTCGTGCCGGAAGAGGTTCTGTTCTCCATCGACCTGCGCCACCCGGACAATGGCGTCGTGGATCGCATGGACGCCGCCATCCGGGAAATCGTCGCGGCCCGTCAAGGTGTCTGCACGGCGCAGCTCCGCCAGATTCAGCATTCGCCATCGCTGACCTTCCCGGAGGCCATGCGCAATGCACTCACCGAGGCGGCGAATGCATTGTGTATCCCTTGCATGGACGTTTATTCGGCGGCCGGCCACGACGCCCGCCAGCTTCATTATGTCTGCCCCACCGGCATGATCTTCGTGCCCTGCCGCGGTGGCATCTCCCACAACCCGCTGGAATGGGCGGAGCCGGAGCATCTCACCGCTGGCACCAAGGTGCTGGCGGATACAGTGTGGACATTGGCCACCCGGGTCTGA
- a CDS encoding alpha/beta fold hydrolase encodes MAFASTSDGYKLFYEEAGSGTPIIFVHEFGGSHWSWEPQLNFFARRHRCITFAARGYAPSDIPADVEAYSQVRAADDIIDVLNAAGIEKAHVVGLSMGGFATLHAGLRHPGRVLSLVAAGTGYGAEKAHEDYFKGISEQVAHNFETRGAPDFAPTYAEGASRVQFQDKDPRGWALFAERLGRHDAKGAANTMRGVQMRRPSLYDMEADFRAMQAPLLVMTGDEDDHCLQPGIFLKKVVPRCGLAVLPKSGHTLNLEEPALFNHLVGEFIAQVEAGRWGPRDPRANPAQIMRTE; translated from the coding sequence ATGGCATTCGCATCCACCAGCGACGGCTACAAGCTGTTCTACGAGGAAGCCGGCTCGGGCACGCCCATCATCTTCGTGCACGAGTTCGGCGGCAGTCACTGGAGCTGGGAGCCGCAGCTCAACTTCTTCGCCCGCCGCCACCGCTGCATCACCTTTGCGGCGCGCGGCTATGCGCCTTCGGACATTCCGGCGGATGTGGAGGCCTATTCGCAGGTCCGCGCGGCCGACGACATCATCGACGTGCTGAATGCGGCGGGCATCGAGAAGGCCCATGTGGTGGGCCTCTCCATGGGGGGCTTTGCCACCCTCCATGCGGGCCTGCGGCACCCTGGCCGGGTCCTGTCGCTGGTGGCGGCCGGCACGGGCTATGGCGCCGAAAAGGCCCATGAGGACTATTTCAAGGGCATCTCGGAGCAGGTGGCCCATAACTTCGAAACCCGCGGCGCGCCGGACTTCGCCCCCACTTATGCCGAGGGCGCCTCTCGCGTCCAATTCCAGGACAAGGACCCGCGCGGCTGGGCGCTGTTCGCCGAGCGCCTGGGCCGTCACGACGCAAAGGGGGCTGCCAACACCATGCGCGGCGTCCAGATGCGGCGGCCCTCGCTTTATGACATGGAAGCCGACTTCCGTGCCATGCAGGCGCCGCTCCTGGTCATGACGGGCGACGAGGACGACCACTGCCTCCAGCCGGGCATTTTTCTCAAGAAGGTGGTGCCCCGCTGCGGCCTGGCCGTGCTGCCGAAATCCGGCCACACGCTCAATCTGGAAGAGCCGGCTTTGTTCAATCACCTGGTGGGCGAGTTCATCGCCCAGGTGGAGGCGGGCCGCTGGGGGCCGCGCGATCCCCGCGCCAACCCCGCCCAGATCATGCGGACGGAATAA
- a CDS encoding SDR family oxidoreductase — translation MDLKLTGKTVLITGASQGIGEGLARAFAEEGCNLHVVARSGDRLAALAQALTAAHGVSVTPHALDLTQAGAIDGLVEAVGDIDILVNNAGVIPSGSLWDVDEAKWRAGWELKVFGYINLTRAIYPRMKARGGGVIINNIGNGGEVFDPAYVAGTTGNASLMAFTRAMGGHSLDDNIRVVGVNPGPVDTDRIYNMLKKRAADWLGDADRYKELQTRYPLGRPAHVHEVTDLIVFLASYRSGYTSGTIFTVDGGIASRRSVI, via the coding sequence ATGGATCTGAAGCTCACGGGCAAGACGGTGCTCATCACCGGTGCCTCCCAGGGGATCGGCGAGGGTCTGGCCCGGGCCTTCGCGGAAGAAGGCTGCAATTTGCATGTGGTGGCCCGCTCCGGCGATCGGTTGGCGGCGCTGGCGCAGGCGCTCACCGCTGCACATGGCGTATCCGTCACCCCGCACGCCCTCGACCTGACGCAGGCCGGCGCCATCGATGGCCTGGTGGAGGCCGTAGGCGACATCGACATCCTCGTGAACAATGCGGGCGTCATCCCCAGCGGCTCGCTGTGGGACGTGGACGAGGCCAAGTGGCGCGCGGGCTGGGAGCTGAAGGTCTTCGGCTATATCAACCTGACCCGCGCCATTTATCCCCGCATGAAGGCGCGGGGCGGCGGCGTCATCATCAACAATATCGGCAATGGCGGCGAGGTGTTCGACCCGGCTTATGTGGCCGGCACCACCGGCAATGCGAGCCTGATGGCCTTCACCCGCGCCATGGGCGGCCATTCGCTCGACGACAATATCCGCGTGGTCGGCGTCAATCCGGGCCCGGTGGATACGGACCGCATCTACAACATGCTCAAGAAGCGCGCTGCCGACTGGCTGGGCGATGCGGACCGCTACAAGGAATTGCAGACCCGCTATCCGCTGGGTCGCCCGGCCCATGTGCACGAGGTCACGGACCTGATCGTGTTCCTGGCCTCCTACCGCTCCGGCTACACGTCGGGCACCATCTTTACCGTCGATGGCGGCATCGCGTCCCGCCGCTCGGTCATCTGA